A stretch of the Streptosporangium sp. NBC_01755 genome encodes the following:
- a CDS encoding NUDIX hydrolase, producing the protein MAISDSDISSALSAYLERYPDEAALLAGPVQLLCQGGDFASRRNFPMHVTVGALLVRGDAEILLVEHRAYEITLQPGGHLEPTDTTLIDAAVRELAEETGLDPGKVFPASQTPVYVEYGRVPARPEKNEPDHYHLDIGYSFVTAHADVGRIQESEVTGAAWYPLAVAERLVGHRIARAVSAPARIG; encoded by the coding sequence GCGATCAGTGACTCGGACATCTCGAGCGCACTTTCCGCCTACCTCGAGCGCTACCCGGACGAGGCCGCGCTGCTGGCTGGGCCGGTGCAACTGCTGTGTCAGGGAGGGGACTTCGCCTCGCGGCGGAATTTTCCGATGCACGTGACTGTCGGTGCGCTGCTGGTCCGCGGTGACGCCGAGATCCTGCTTGTCGAGCACCGCGCGTACGAGATCACGTTGCAGCCCGGAGGTCACCTCGAACCGACCGACACCACACTGATCGACGCGGCAGTGCGCGAGTTGGCGGAGGAGACCGGTCTTGACCCCGGCAAGGTCTTCCCGGCGTCGCAGACCCCCGTCTACGTCGAGTACGGCAGGGTTCCGGCACGACCGGAGAAGAACGAGCCGGATCACTACCATCTCGACATCGGGTACTCCTTCGTGACAGCGCATGCGGACGTGGGGCGCATCCAGGAGTCCGAGGTGACGGGTGCCGCCTGGTATCCGCTCGCCGTGGCCGAGCGCCTTGTCGGGCACCGCATTGCGCGAGCGGTCAGCGCACCGGCCCGGATCGGTTGA
- a CDS encoding DUF397 domain-containing protein: protein MIGASEDLSGVTWRKSSRTGNGGADCVEVAIVPADVALAPHKTDADELYLVRDSKNPDGPKPAFNEREWPAFIGGVKDGEFDPTVLRD, encoded by the coding sequence GTGATCGGGGCATCAGAGGACCTCTCCGGCGTCACCTGGCGTAAGAGCAGCCGTACCGGCAACGGCGGCGCCGACTGCGTGGAAGTGGCGATCGTTCCGGCTGATGTAGCGCTGGCCCCGCACAAGACCGATGCCGACGAGTTATATCTGGTGCGCGACTCCAAGAACCCGGACGGCCCGAAGCCGGCCTTCAACGAGCGTGAGTGGCCGGCCTTCATCGGCGGGGTGAAGGACGGTGAGTTCGATCCCACCGTGCTGCGCGACTGA
- a CDS encoding VOC family protein: MSVELNHTIVAARDKKASAEFLAGVLGLEVGAPYGPFIPVATGNGVTLDFADSHEDRIATQHYAFLVSEKEFDVIFGRIQQAGITYYADPFHRQVGQINHHDGGRGLYFEDPNHHNLEIITRPYGSGG, from the coding sequence ATGTCAGTTGAGTTGAACCACACCATCGTGGCGGCCCGCGACAAGAAGGCGTCCGCCGAGTTCCTGGCAGGCGTCCTGGGCCTTGAGGTCGGGGCCCCCTACGGCCCCTTCATCCCGGTGGCGACCGGCAACGGCGTCACCCTGGACTTCGCCGACAGCCACGAGGACCGGATCGCCACCCAGCACTACGCCTTCCTGGTCTCCGAGAAGGAGTTCGACGTCATCTTCGGACGGATCCAGCAGGCCGGCATCACCTACTACGCCGACCCCTTCCACCGGCAGGTCGGGCAGATCAACCACCACGACGGCGGCCGCGGCCTCTACTTCGAGGACCCGAACCACCACAACCTGGAGATCATCACCCGCCCCTACGGCAGCGGCGGATGA
- a CDS encoding winged helix-turn-helix transcriptional regulator — protein sequence MRRERYSDHPVRFECHLTPAGVELCDVLITLMRWGDRHLHPDDPPVRWQHSCGETLDAMVICRHCGGEARVGAHSPTGRGVRAGNTPRTQTPDRAGL from the coding sequence GTGCGGCGGGAGCGCTACAGCGACCACCCCGTACGCTTCGAGTGCCACCTCACGCCCGCGGGCGTCGAACTGTGCGACGTCCTGATCACGCTCATGAGGTGGGGCGACCGCCACCTGCATCCCGACGACCCTCCGGTCCGCTGGCAGCACTCCTGCGGCGAGACCCTCGACGCGATGGTCATCTGCCGCCACTGCGGCGGCGAGGCCCGCGTCGGCGCCCACTCGCCGACCGGGCGCGGCGTGAGAGCCGGGAACACCCCGCGCACCCAGACCCCTGACCGCGCTGGGCTGTAG
- a CDS encoding cysteine desulfurase-like protein, translating into MAYDVAAVRARFPALDEGAAHFDGPGGSQVPEQVADAVAGTLRAAVANRGAGTVAERRADRIVVEARRAMADLLGGTPTGIVFGRSMTQLTYDMARTLAKGWRPGDEVVVTRLDHDANIRPWVQTAEAHGVTVRWADFDPERGELDVTTIAGLLTERTRLVAVTAASNLLGTRPDIPAIAERTHAAGALLYVDGVHLTPHGPVDLGGLGADFYACSPYKFLGPHLGVLAADPALLETLRPDKLLPSSDAVPERFELGTLPYELLAGTTATVDFLAGLVPGEGTRRERLTRSMAALERHEEAMLGRLDAGLAEIGGVTSYGAASRRRTPTTLFSIGRVRPADAYLSLAERGVNAPAGHFYALECSRRLGLGDTGALRAGIAPYTNESDVDRLLKGVHELTRRA; encoded by the coding sequence ATGGCATACGACGTGGCAGCCGTACGGGCGCGTTTCCCCGCCCTCGACGAGGGCGCGGCGCACTTCGACGGGCCGGGTGGCTCACAGGTTCCCGAGCAGGTGGCGGACGCCGTGGCCGGCACCCTGCGGGCCGCCGTCGCCAACCGCGGTGCCGGAACCGTCGCCGAGCGCCGGGCCGACCGCATCGTGGTCGAGGCACGCCGGGCGATGGCCGACCTGCTCGGCGGCACGCCGACCGGCATCGTGTTCGGCCGGAGCATGACGCAGCTCACCTACGACATGGCCCGCACGCTCGCCAAGGGGTGGCGTCCCGGTGACGAGGTCGTGGTCACCAGACTGGACCATGACGCGAACATCCGGCCCTGGGTGCAGACCGCCGAGGCACACGGGGTCACCGTCCGCTGGGCCGACTTCGATCCGGAGCGCGGTGAGCTGGACGTCACCACGATCGCCGGCCTGCTCACCGAGCGCACCCGGCTGGTGGCCGTCACCGCCGCGTCGAACCTGCTGGGCACCCGCCCGGACATCCCGGCGATCGCCGAGCGGACGCACGCGGCCGGAGCGCTGCTCTACGTCGACGGCGTGCACCTGACCCCGCATGGCCCGGTCGACCTCGGAGGGCTCGGCGCCGACTTCTACGCCTGCTCACCGTACAAGTTCCTCGGCCCGCACCTGGGCGTGCTCGCCGCCGACCCCGCGCTGCTGGAGACCCTCCGCCCGGACAAGCTGCTCCCCTCCAGCGACGCGGTACCGGAACGCTTCGAGCTGGGCACCCTCCCCTACGAGCTGCTCGCCGGTACGACGGCGACGGTCGACTTCCTCGCCGGTCTCGTACCGGGCGAAGGCACCCGGCGCGAACGCCTGACCCGCTCGATGGCCGCGCTGGAACGGCACGAGGAGGCCATGCTCGGGCGGCTCGACGCGGGTCTGGCCGAGATCGGCGGAGTGACCTCGTACGGCGCGGCCTCACGCAGGCGGACCCCCACGACACTGTTCTCCATCGGCCGCGTCAGACCCGCCGACGCCTACCTGTCCCTGGCCGAACGCGGCGTCAACGCGCCCGCCGGCCACTTCTACGCGCTGGAGTGCTCCCGCCGCCTGGGCCTCGGCGACACCGGCGCGCTCCGCGCCGGAATCGCGCCCTACACCAACGAGTCCGACGTGGACCGGCTACTGAAGGGCGTCCACGAGCTGACCCGGCGAGCCTAG
- a CDS encoding phosphotransferase family protein, with amino-acid sequence MDPNFSTHHLELGDEVVIKRYASWDRGEPHREWTALTLLAEYAPGLAPAPIEAALDADPPVITMSRLPGRVLRGTLATGEQLAALATALNLLHQIPAQVVEAVEPAPWGPVVAVDKVRTLADKQPDLGEDLLVRRAFQAGAAWLASATPDKLTTNPLPPVLGLADGNHANVLWDDHERRVWLIDWEDSGRSDRAFELGEVTEHISRVDGTLNAERLLAHIDLAPGEAERVRDFRLLIALGWFLQLGPDGPATPHNPVGTLERQAERVLHLLG; translated from the coding sequence TTGGACCCCAATTTCAGTACCCACCACCTCGAGCTCGGCGACGAGGTCGTGATCAAGCGGTACGCATCGTGGGACCGAGGAGAGCCGCACCGGGAGTGGACCGCGCTGACGCTCCTGGCCGAATACGCACCTGGTCTCGCGCCCGCACCTATCGAAGCCGCGCTCGACGCCGATCCGCCTGTGATCACGATGAGCAGACTGCCCGGCCGAGTTCTGCGCGGCACGCTCGCCACCGGCGAGCAGCTCGCCGCGCTCGCCACCGCCCTGAACCTGTTGCACCAGATCCCGGCCCAGGTAGTGGAAGCCGTCGAGCCTGCTCCCTGGGGACCTGTCGTAGCCGTGGACAAGGTCCGCACCTTGGCAGACAAACAACCCGATCTCGGCGAAGATCTCCTCGTACGGCGGGCATTCCAAGCGGGCGCCGCCTGGCTGGCCTCCGCCACCCCTGACAAGCTCACCACGAACCCTCTGCCGCCCGTTCTCGGGTTGGCGGACGGGAATCACGCGAACGTCCTGTGGGATGATCACGAGCGTCGCGTGTGGCTTATCGACTGGGAAGACTCCGGCCGCAGTGATCGCGCCTTCGAACTTGGCGAGGTAACCGAGCACATCTCGCGCGTCGACGGCACCCTGAACGCCGAGCGGTTGCTGGCCCACATCGACCTGGCGCCGGGAGAAGCCGAGCGTGTACGGGACTTTCGCCTCCTGATCGCGCTGGGTTGGTTCCTCCAGCTCGGCCCCGATGGCCCGGCGACACCTCACAACCCCGTCGGCACCTTGGAGCGCCAAGCCGAGAGGGTTCTGCATCTGCTCGGCTGA
- a CDS encoding SDR family NAD(P)-dependent oxidoreductase, with the protein MKNALGAVDTVLLLGGRSEIGLAIVERLVRDGARRVVLAARAATAGPPPVIGAAEVHLLDFDASRPETHGEVIEAAAKLVGDLDVVIPAFGVLGRQDVYDADPVAAAEAVAVNYGGHVSAGLFAARRLREQGHGTLVVLSSVAGVRVRRANFVYGSAKAGLDGFAQGLGDALHGSGARVMVVRPGFVIGRMTEGMSPAPMSSTPGRVADAVIAGLRVDAEVVWVPGRLRVFFAVMRVLPRAIWRRMPR; encoded by the coding sequence ATGAAGAACGCGCTGGGCGCGGTGGACACCGTGCTGCTGCTGGGCGGGCGCAGCGAGATCGGGCTGGCGATCGTCGAGCGGCTGGTCCGTGACGGTGCCCGCCGGGTCGTGCTCGCCGCCCGTGCCGCCACCGCCGGGCCGCCCCCGGTGATCGGGGCCGCCGAGGTGCACCTGCTGGACTTCGACGCCTCCCGCCCCGAGACGCACGGTGAGGTGATCGAGGCCGCCGCGAAGCTGGTCGGCGACCTGGACGTGGTCATCCCCGCCTTCGGCGTGCTGGGCCGCCAGGACGTCTATGACGCCGACCCGGTGGCCGCCGCCGAGGCGGTCGCGGTCAACTACGGCGGGCACGTGTCCGCCGGGCTCTTCGCCGCGCGGCGGCTGCGCGAGCAGGGCCACGGCACGCTGGTGGTGCTCTCCTCGGTGGCCGGGGTGCGGGTGCGCCGGGCCAACTTCGTGTACGGCTCGGCCAAGGCGGGCCTGGACGGGTTCGCGCAGGGGCTGGGTGACGCCCTGCACGGATCGGGTGCCCGGGTGATGGTGGTCCGGCCTGGTTTCGTGATCGGCAGGATGACCGAGGGCATGTCTCCCGCACCGATGTCGTCCACTCCGGGCCGGGTCGCCGACGCGGTGATCGCCGGGTTGCGCGTCGACGCCGAGGTCGTCTGGGTCCCCGGCAGGCTGCGGGTGTTCTTCGCGGTGATGCGCGTGCTGCCGCGCGCGATCTGGCGCCGGATGCCTCGGTGA